TTTGACCAGGCTGAGGTGGGGGACCTGCAGAGCCCCCGGGTCCACCGTCGCCCCCCGACAGGCCAGCCatggcctgctgctgctgcatctggagatggtgctggtgctgcagccgctgctgctgcagcgctgcagcctgctgctgagccaCCGACCCGGGGTAACCCTGCACCTGCTGAGCCGCAGCTCCAGTGGGTTGCTGTGGCCCGAGAGGGGGGCCTCCTCCAGGACCCTGTCCCACCGACTGTGGCTGCATCCCTGGCTGGGGAGTGTAGCTCTGCCCCTGTGGTGGCTGAGGTTGCTGGAACTGCCCATGATTTACTCccatttgttgctgttgttgttgttgctgctgcggcGGTTGCTGTAGATGTCTCCTCATGAACATCTGCCGGAACTGAGGGTTGTTGAGATTGGCCATCTGGGGCCCCTGGCCCTGAACCGCTCGGGTTCCaccctgctgttgctgctggagtgctgccacctgctgctgcatctgatgctgctgcaactgctgttgctgcatctgctgctgctgctgcaactgtTGCTGCATCTGCTGTTGcatctgctgttgctgctgcatctgctgttgctgctgcatctgctgttgctgttgctgctgctgctgcagctgcgccATGGCGGCCATGTTGACATTGGCGCCGCCCTGTCCGGCCAGGTGCATCCCGCCCTGTCCAACGGCTGCAGCGTTCATGTTCACCTGCTGGCCAGCTCCGGCCATGACATTTCCGACCGGACCTCCGTTGGGTCCTGGGACTCCGCCGGGCCCCCCACCAGGTCCTCCCTTGTACTTAGAGGCCCTCTGCTTGATGAAGGCTGCCATGAGTTGTGGGTTGGACCTCAGGATGTTGAggacttgctgctgctgcagcggtgAACTTGGCGAGCGAAGAGTCCTCAGAAGATCCTGGAGAGCGTTTTGAGGGATGTTTCCAGCAGCGCCGACACCAGAGATTGCTCCGGGGGGAGGTCctccaggctgctgctgctgttgttgttgttggtggagTTGTTGTTGCGCCATGTTCATCAGTGCAGTATGACCCTGtgcctgttgctgctgctgttgttgttgttgctgctgctgttgttgttgttgttgttgttgctgctgttgcatttgctgctgctgctgagccacCATCATGGCAGGATGTCCCATCTGGTTCATCATGGCTTGCCTCTGCGGGCCcgcccactgctgctgctgctgaggagcacCCATCCTCTGGTGCTGCAGCTGTAACTGAGGGCCCATCTGTCCCGGAGCCAGGTTaccctgctgcggctgctgtggCTGCATGGGCCCTCCAGGAGCAACCATCATCCCGGGGGGAGCGTTGTGTTGCCCATCCATGTGTCCTCTGGCCTGCACTGCAGCCTGGGTCTGCGGGGACACACCCTGGGCTCCCACCATGGCCACATTCCCCGGGGGTCCCATGCCCACGGGTTGATTGGGAGCCTGCTGGTGGTGTGGGTGAGGAGGCATCAGGCCCACCTGGGCTGCTTGTCTCTGGAGCGCCATCTTCCTCTGAGCGTCCGCCACCTGCTGGATCTTCATGGCGATCTCCACAGCGGCAGGAGGCGGTCCTGAGGGGGGCTGAGCTGCGGGCTGGTTTGGAGGCTGGGGGCCACCCACACTTCCAGTGAGGGAGCCGCCGCTGGGGGGCTGCTGGGGAGGGGTCGCAGAACCCAGGATTGGTTTCCCTGGAGACTGGTGGAGCGGCGAGGAGCCCGGCGGCCTGTTGGTGTAGGGAGGCATGTTGGAGGGGtgttgctggagctgctgctggttgcCCGCTCCACCTGGCTGGTGAGTGACTTGAGGGAGCATGGCCTGATGTTGCGGGGAGCCCATGACGCCTGCAGAGCCCCCTCCGGACATCTGTTGGAACTGGTGATGCAGGTGATGTTGAGGGGGCAGACCCCCCTGGGGTGGCATCCCTGCCAGCTGCTGCTGGGCTCCAGGGGTCAGTGCCTGACCCGGCACCGGCGGTATGGTCTGCGTGGGTGtctggggggtggggggctgtGTTCCGCAGGACGTAGGAGTGCTGGGCGCCGTGATGTTTCCAGGGGATGGAAGGCCGACCACGGGGCCTCCTCCTGTGGCGGGCTGGCCGACCCGCTGCATGCtggccatcctcctcctcagcatctGCGCCTGCTGCAGccggtgctgcagctgctgctgccgcagcTTCTGCTTGATGTTGAGGCAGAAGGGCACGGGACACTTGTTCTCCTGGCAGTGTTTGGCGTGGTAGCAGCACAGAGCGATGAGCTGCTTGCAGATGGGACAACCGCCATTGGTCTTGCGCTTGCAGCTCTTGGTGTGCTGGACGACCCGTTTCATCTTCTGGCAGGACGGCAGTGAGCAGTTGGCATTGCGGCACTGGCAGGCGTGCACCAGCGACTGGATGCAGCGCTGAATGCTGAGGCGCCGTGAGTCTCCCGGGTGCTGAGTGGCAGCGGCCGACTGGTTGTTGCTGTCGTCGTCCAGGCCCAGTCCCAACTTGTCCATTTTATGCTCGTGACCTTTAGTGTTGTAGCAGGTGATGCACAAGTCGTAGTCCTGCAGGGAGAAATGGAGGGAGACGTCATGAGTAACAGCCACCGAGGAAGCAGTCCAGCCCTGACGAGTGCAGCCAGCCTCACCTCACACACGGTGCAGTGGAAGCGTGTCTCCACGTGGTGTTTACACTCGTTGCAGGTGTAGACAAAGCGGTCTTGGCTCTGGTTGTGCAGCTCCACCAGCATGCACATGGAGCTCCACTTGGACCTCCGCAGCGAGCTGAACTCCAGGTGCTTGTCCCGGGCCAGGGTGAGGAAGGCATCGCGGCCGTCCATCAGGTCACAAGCCATGAGCGTGTCTGGGTCGGTGATGGGAGGCAGCGAGTTGGCGGCAGGTCCGGCGATGAGCCGGATGACGAAGAAGACCTGTGGGGGGAGGGAAGACGTGAGTGGAGGTCTGGTCGGAGAAGACTACTCCAAAGCAGGATGTTCAGGGAGCGCACCTCCTTGTGTTTCTCCATGGTGGCGTAGAGTTTCTGGGAAAGGTCGTTGGACACGTTGGGCATCCCTGGTTTCTTCTTGTTGGTTCGACTgaggctgcttttgtttttgctcgtcttcttgttgttcttctttttgGCATTCTTGCTGTCTCCCTTCCCAGCCTGCGGGCAGACGTGGAGTCAGCATCACAGGAAAACAATATTCTGAGGTTTAACTTGGACTCACGTCTGTGCTCTCATTGGAGGTGCTgttctcctccctcttcctctcctcctcctcctgctccagctccttgatgctctcctccagcacgtTGGGCCAGAAGTCGCCCTCGAAGTACGGCAGCTCCTTGGCGCTAGTCAGGCGGTCCTCGGTGGCCTGTTTGAAGATGTCCTAGAATGGAGATGGAGATTCAACGCAGCAGGTTCAAGCTTACATTCAATGGTTTTGACGAGCTTCATAAGTGAACTCAGGTTCTCACCTTGTAGTCGTGGATGATGCGTTCAGAGACAGCCTTGTCCAGCATCTTCTTGTACCACTCCTGCAGTCGCTTGGGCTTGGGGATCTTCTGGTCAGCGGGGTGACAATGGAAGATGTAATCATCGCCCTCGCTCGGTGGGCAGGCCCAGATGTGACCCGCAGTGTACCTGCAGACAGACTCTTCGGTCAAGGGCTGCGCTCTGAGCTGACTCACGCTGCAGTTCTGCTTACCCGAGTCGCTTCACATACTCCAGGTACCCGAGCAGGATCTCGTAGTAGACGGCAGTCCTGAGCTGTCGAGGCTTGAAGAAGTGCACGCTGTCCAGGTAGGAGATGTAAACCCGCCTCTGATTGGGCGGAGGGCAGTCGGAGCCGTACTCCTGGACGTGCATGCCGAAGAAACACACGTCTGTGCCGTCGATTTCTTCAAAGGCAAACAGTGCCTTCATGCGGTACGGGAACGACTCAGACATCTCGCCGCTGTCCACAAACCTGGAGGCACAAACCAGACATCCATCTTGAATCCCCCCAAATCTGACCTTCACTTGGATTGATAAAACGTGTCGGAAAGGAACAAAAGTTCACCTGGACTTCATGCCCGGCTTCACCTCCACCATCTTGTCTGACACGTGCACCACGCGGATGGTGACCTCGCCAGCTTCAGGGTTGTTCTGACGCTTGAGGTAGTCGTTCACTCGAGTCTCCAAGAAATTCCCCAGCTTGGTCTGTGGAAGGCCTGCCAAGGATGAAtggacacaaaaacacatcaaaacagaACAGTGTGgataaaaaaatccagaaagaatgTTCTGGATTAGTACTGCTTGAAGTGAAATGTATGACAGTCCAGTTTCAGGGGGAACGTGGCCTCTTCAGAGCTCAACTCATGGTTAGAAACGATATCACGCTACTGGACAGTGGGTGACGGCCTCAAAAGACATACTGAGCACTACATTTCAAGTAGCTCAAGttgtataaataataaataaagtcaatGGCGCCCTCTTTCGGTTTAACTTGATAATAACTCAGATTTTTAAGCGCAAAGTTTTCACACACTCTTAGATCATCGCGCCACTCAAATTAAGCTCATTTTATGTAACTTAAATTCAAAACGTCTGCAAATGTTCTAGGAGACTGTCGGTCAGTCCAATTCAGGACAAGAAAACATTATCCTCTTGACGTCTGAATTTAGTAGCTCAACTGCTGGTTACTGGTTCCTTAGATCTCATTGACAGACTAGACAGGCCGTGAATTCAAGTCTGTCGAAAAGTTCACGCTCACAACTTCGATCCAATCCGTGCTACAACAGTGAATCTCTTCTTTTGGCCAACAGACTTTCACAACAGAGTTGAACATTGTTGCTTCAACAGTGAAGAGCAACTGAGGAGTTGTTGGAAAAGGTTGACTCACGTTTGGCAGCATATTTGTTCTCCTTCCGGGTCTTGTTGGCCACTTTGAGGCAGTTGTCACACACGAAGCTGCAGGGGCAAAAGAAGCATGGTCACATGTGGCGGCAGAAAGCTGGACTTTCTCTCTCCTGCGACTAGAAAACACTTCATGTATCCAACACAAGCTCTGCATACAAATGGAGGCCTTTAACAGTCAGGGCTGAAACCCCGATGGATTTGTTGAGAGAGGAACGGCACGACACTCACCCCGACGGCCAGATGGTTTCATTGTGCAGGACGCAGATCTGATGCATTTTACGACCGCAGTCGTTACATTCCACCAGTCTGAGGGGAACATGTACAGTTACTACACATCAAAGGAAACGGTTCATCAATTAATAAGATCAAAGGGGACATACAGCTCAGGGTCCAGAGTAtcgttcttctttctctgaaacTGATCTTTGTTGATGGACCTGAAACAGAAACCACATGACTCTTATCAATTATCAGAGCAGAATGTGAATTGTAATGTCTCTATTTAAATGAAATCCATTATAAAACTCGAGTACAAAAAGGAAGATCTTGGTGCGTGGATTTCAAGCTCCTCAAAAGTTCTGGATTCCCAGAAAATGAACCATGAAAAAGCAGGAGCTCAGCTCTAGTGTCACTCCAGTAGCCTCCAGAGTTGCCCAACACGTCAAGTGCTGCGTGAGCCTCTGTGTCCAGCCAGTCAGCATCTCACACTTCACCAGTGTCTGTGTTAGCATGTCCAGTACAGGCAGTACACCATGGACATGCAAACACCGGGACCACAATGAGCTTGTTTGAACATCTCAAGTCCAATTTGAAAGTTATAGCATCTTCTCTCAAATTTTGGATGCCTCAGTCGTTAAACTTTTCAATAATGCTTCCAAGTTCTGAAGGAAATCATACAAACATCAAGGAATTTACTGGTTGCCTTGCTGCAGACATGAGCTAAAGATCAGAAGTCTATAGAGTAAAACATACACCAACTACAGTCGTTCGAGTGATTCATGGAGGCCAGAACACAGTCAAAAAAGACaatcacacacaacacaatgaaCAATTTAGTTCGACAACAAAAGTTACTCACGTTTGGGGCTGTGAGGGGTCGTCTCCCAGGGAAACGGTCTCCCCCTGGATTTCGttgaaacacttctcacagAAGTGGTACCTGTCAGCAAGAAGCCCATATTTTGGTGAACTACACCGTTCGCCATCAGCACAGCCAATCACAGAGAGGGCACGAAGAAGCAGCCGCCAATCAGGGCAGGAGAGGCCAGGGGGCGCGCACAcacaggaggaggcagagggcaAGGTAGGTCGTCGCCAGCAGCCAATCGTGATGCAGGATTTTTGTGTGGGCAGGTGTTTGAGTTTGAGAGTAAATTTCGGGCGGATGATTGGTCACACCAAAGCAGGCCAATGCAGACATCACAAGCGTTAAaaaggagggagagaagaaggagaagggagGGGGGGGAGATGGGGGGAgtcaaaatgaatattttaaaaagcgTGTGACAAATTAACACATGTAAGACAAGGACAATGGAAGAGGGGTGGGGGGCACATGGTGGGACAGACAGGATGGAGACAACCAACAGAGGACAGAGAGCCAAGGCAAAGCAAAGATTAGCATCAGACGTCCAgtggtaaacaacaacaacattacaGCAACATGTGAGACCACTAGGAGCTGCGGTGGAGGGGTGAGGATGTGAGTTTCCCAACAGGGTGGATGTAAAACATGGTAAAGCAACAAAGACCCATCATCCTTCCAGTTCATTCATAGAGTGGGCGCCAGCTCGCCGGGACCCCACTGCATCAGTATGGCCAACGCCCACTTTATGAACCAACAAGtcgtggaaatgaaaaatagtgATCATGGAACCATTTATGCCAAATTCAACTGTGAGTCCACCAATCACTGTGCAGGAAAGATAACTTCCTGGCTGCACGGCACCGGTTCGCACTAGTGTCCCGAAGGCCCTTACCTGTTCTGGTAGCTGAAGTAAGCGGCATCCCGTTGGATGGTGCACAGCTGTTTCCCATAGCAGCAGAGCGTTTGAGGGGAAAATTCATACtgaaaaagagaggaggaaatgctAGTCAGTACTTCTGTCGGCTGACTCATCAGGCCGGGTACCCAGCAGCACTTAGAAAAAGAGGCGCACCTTCCGCCCACAGCAGTAGCCGAGACCCTGCATGACCGGGTCGATCTCCGCCTCGAACACCTCGGCCAGCTTGGAGCAGTACTTGTAGACCCGGGACGTCTTGCGGTTGTACAGCCAGGCGTTGTTGAACATGAGCGAGATGTCTTCCACGTACTGCCAGGGCTCCTGGTACTGCCCCGTGTCCAGCTTGCGCTTGATGGTGGACAGATCCATGGGGTTCTTCACGATGTCAAAGTAGTCCTGAAGGGACACCGGTGCCGTCGGGAGTTGAGAGGTGATGGAAGCAAAAGGAGGTGGAGCAGCAAGTcgacagaggagagaagagtgGGAAAGAAGAAGAGCGTCATCATGGTTGAGGGGTTGCAGTCATCCAGGAGGGaccagaggagggagagaagagggtGCAGGGAGGACATTGTTGAGCACTGCAGAGAAGAGGTACGCGTGCAAACAGAGAGACATGACAACTTCCGCCCTCCAACTCTTTGCTTTGCACCCCTCGTCCTTTGCTCCGCAAGACTGTTGCCTCCTCCTCTGATGAAGGACCACTGTCATCCTTTCAGCAACCAATTCAGAAGCATTATTCAGGCACACAGTGTGCATGAAAACCTTTGTGGTTTAAGTTCAGGGTGCAAAACCAAGGCCAACAGAGCAACAGCAACAAGCCGGCAGAGCTTTATTCTCCCTATAGTACAGTGGTTGGCATCAGCAGTGCCAGCGGCGTGGAGTGGTCGTGGTGGCATGAAAACCAGCCaggctgaggcaaagccagggcAGCGGAGCCGCAGATTCTCCTCACGTTTCCATCATCTGGAGCCAAATGGCTTCCAGAACTAGTCATTGATTAGATGAGCGACAAGAGGCAgattccaaaataaaagtgtgaattaCACACAGCAGGAGCAGAGTTTTGGTCCCCATGGCAACAGGGTTTGGGAGATCTCTGTTGAGCCTCTGCATTATTAACTCAAGCAAGAGCGCCCGTACATCAGGGGTTGTTATTGCAGTTGAGCCGCACATCCACGCGCTGTGCACCTGAACACCaacacactgctgctggtgAGGAACTGAACTAGAAAGCTAGCAATGGGAAGCCAGGATGGCAGCGACGCAAGTGAGCCACAATGAACGAGGATTCGAgatgatttgtttttctgtgagtcaaacataaaaatgaagtaaACAAAAGTAATACACTCATGGACATATGAACGAGCTTGAAACCAATGACATCAG
The genomic region above belongs to Synchiropus splendidus isolate RoL2022-P1 chromosome 19, RoL_Sspl_1.0, whole genome shotgun sequence and contains:
- the ep300b gene encoding histone acetyltransferase p300 isoform X2, producing MADNVLESGPPSAKRPKLSSPALSVSASDGNDFGSLFDLEHDLPDELISSSDLGLTNGGDVGQLHTSLGGLGVGGGQDAAAKHKQLSELLRGGPPSQQGGPTSNSTGHGGGMGVMGGLGMPSSGPQGMTLQGQPQQQPGLMQQAGMVGGVASLNRAAAMMNAQKGNTGQQPGLMGAPLMNGSPRMGYSGNPGLGNNGNLLAETLQQQGGQQMVPGGQSGIRPQQAGALNKMNMMANSGPYGGPYSQSAGQGMPGVGLGPQLQNKAALPNNMAAQFNMDKKMPPGQGMPGMAPQQQQQQQQQQPPPGLGSISLGGAAGVGGAQVGLGAVGAGPGAAPPTADPEKRKLIQQQLVLLLHAHKCQRREQANGEVRQCNLPHCRTMKNVLNHMTHCQAGKSCQVAHCASSRQIISHWKNCTRHDCPVCLPLKNAGDKRNQQSLVNSAGVGLVNSLGPGVPGGQTNTPNLTPPSQIDPSSIERAYAALGLTYQGSQTPQQQQPPQSNMPSQSLQGQPGMRGMNSMGGNTMGVNGGVGVQPPNQQSSLLPDAMLHNSMTAQSLMNDAVASIGSMPTAAPPSSAAMRKSWHEDITQDLRNHLVHKLVQAIFPTPDPAALKDRRMENLVAYARKVEGDMYESANSRAEYYHLLAEKIYKIQKELEEKRRTRLQKQGMMPGQPGLAPAGLPQGPQSLGQPPLAPGQQSNGPLADPSMARPTGPNQMVARMQNPTGLNQFGQMGMQSMGQRSTPPLPQMNPLGLGAQRMGQPNAAQLQNQYLSSAQFPGSSPGRGSGPVGMSQPGSQTVVPPPNQMSTPPSIPASSPSAPLASSSVPGSLGPGGPANAAGVSSVGPLPTLPSSATANQSNSFSHCPPMRTNSPSPARSLTPQPHQTPPMVPRSQTPQPQTPSTPQTLPQQQQPSQHQQPSSLMVNSEKSSQLPQQPMGGVAASGPQPGPASSVPSQNAHVPLQLPQTPLSPKPSLTADGQVSSPASVTTSTDPTTKFPSVEDPVPSQEDMKTEVKKQEDEEEETQTQEEGKHMGKMEKDPPDVKMEEKPEIKKEKSCEDGCKGEPMDTSSSTEPKSAVAAGEEEKPEVKKEPKEEQEGSGSTASSSSSPAAAQSKRKVFKPEELRQALMPTLEALYRQDPESLPFRQPVDPQLLGIPVRIRTSNKTNLDYFDIVKNPMDLSTIKRKLDTGQYQEPWQYVEDISLMFNNAWLYNRKTSRVYKYCSKLAEVFEAEIDPVMQGLGYCCGRKYEFSPQTLCCYGKQLCTIQRDAAYFSYQNRYHFCEKCFNEIQGETVSLGDDPSQPQTSINKDQFQRKKNDTLDPELLVECNDCGRKMHQICVLHNETIWPSGFVCDNCLKVANKTRKENKYAAKRLPQTKLGNFLETRVNDYLKRQNNPEAGEVTIRVVHVSDKMVEVKPGMKSRFVDSGEMSESFPYRMKALFAFEEIDGTDVCFFGMHVQEYGSDCPPPNQRRVYISYLDSVHFFKPRQLRTAVYYEILLGYLEYVKRLGYTAGHIWACPPSEGDDYIFHCHPADQKIPKPKRLQEWYKKMLDKAVSERIIHDYKDIFKQATEDRLTSAKELPYFEGDFWPNVLEESIKELEQEEEERKREENSTSNESTDAGKGDSKNAKKKNNKKTSKNKSSLSRTNKKKPGMPNVSNDLSQKLYATMEKHKEVFFVIRLIAGPAANSLPPITDPDTLMACDLMDGRDAFLTLARDKHLEFSSLRRSKWSSMCMLVELHNQSQDRFVYTCNECKHHVETRFHCTVCEDYDLCITCYNTKGHEHKMDKLGLGLDDDSNNQSAAATQHPGDSRRLSIQRCIQSLVHACQCRNANCSLPSCQKMKRVVQHTKSCKRKTNGGCPICKQLIALCCYHAKHCQENKCPVPFCLNIKQKLRQQQLQHRLQQAQMLRRRMASMQRVGQPATGGGPVVGLPSPGNITAPSTPTSCGTQPPTPQTPTQTIPPVPGQALTPGAQQQLAGMPPQGGLPPQHHLHHQFQQMSGGGSAGVMGSPQHQAMLPQVTHQPGGAGNQQQLQQHPSNMPPYTNRPPGSSPLHQSPGKPILGSATPPQQPPSGGSLTGSVGGPQPPNQPAAQPPSGPPPAAVEIAMKIQQVADAQRKMALQRQAAQVGLMPPHPHHQQAPNQPVGMGPPGNVAMVGAQGVSPQTQAAVQARGHMDGQHNAPPGMMVAPGGPMQPQQPQQGNLAPGQMGPQLQLQHQRMGAPQQQQQWAGPQRQAMMNQMGHPAMMVAQQQQQMQQQQQQQQQQQQQQQQQQQQQQAQGHTALMNMAQQQLHQQQQQQQQPGGPPPGAISGVGAAGNIPQNALQDLLRTLRSPSSPLQQQQVLNILRSNPQLMAAFIKQRASKYKGGPGGGPGGVPGPNGGPVGNVMAGAGQQVNMNAAAVGQGGMHLAGQGGANVNMAAMAQLQQQQQQQQQMQQQQQMQQQQQMQQQMQQQLQQQQQMQQQQLQQHQMQQQVAALQQQQQGGTRAVQGQGPQMANLNNPQFRQMFMRRHLQQPPQQQQQQQQQMGVNHGQFQQPQPPQGQSYTPQPGMQPQSVGQGPGGGPPLGPQQPTGAAAQQVQGYPGSVAQQQAAALQQQRLQHQHHLQMQQQQAMAGLSGGDGGPGGSAGPPPQPGQSGAPSSQALLQQALHQRLLQQQQQQQHLGPGGSPAQHNNPMSPQPPQQMAPSPHLQGQTLSSSLASQVRSPQPSPRPQSQPPRSSPSPRMQPQPSPHHISPQLQTGSPHPGHLNQHHPGMVVPQPQQQQNNSLEQFGSDSAMLSQLSGMAGLHGPGGGSQDPLNQNLNHNPLDIM
- the ep300b gene encoding histone acetyltransferase p300 isoform X1 yields the protein MADNVLESGPPSAKRPKLSSPALSVSASDGNDFGSLFDLEHDLPDELISSSDLGLTNGGDVGQLHTSLGGLGVGGGQDAAAKHKQLSELLRGGPPSQQGGPTSNSTGHGGGMGVMGGLGMPSSGPQGMTLQGQPQQQPGLMQQAGMVGGVASLNRAAAMMNAQKGNTGQQPGLMGAPLMNGSPRMGYSGNPGLGNNGNLLAETLQQQGGQQMVPGGQSGIRPQQAGALNKMNMMANSGPYGGPYSQSAGQGMPGVGLGPQLQNKAALPNNMAAQFNMDKKMPPGQGMPGMAPQQQQQQQQQQPPPGLGSISLGGAAGVGGAQVGLGAVGAGPGAAPPTADPEKRKLIQQQLVLLLHAHKCQRREQANGEVRQCNLPHCRTMKNVLNHMTHCQAGKSCQVAHCASSRQIISHWKNCTRHDCPVCLPLKNAGDKRNQQSLVNSAGVGLVNSLGPGVPGGQTNTPNLTPPSQIDPSSIERAYAALGLTYQGSQTPQQQQPPQSNMPSQSLQGQPGMRGMNSMGGNTMGVNGGVGVQPPNQQSSLLPDAMLHNSMTAQSLMNDAVASIGSMPTAAPPSSAAMRKSWHEDITQDLRNHLVHKLVQAIFPTPDPAALKDRRMENLVAYARKVEGDMYESANSRAEYYHLLAEKIYKIQKELEEKRRTRLQKQGMMPGQPGLAPAGLPQGPQSLGQPPLAPGQQSNGPLADPSMARPTGPNQMVARMQNPTGLNQFGQMGMQSMGQRSTPPLPQMNPLGLGAQRMGQPNAAQLQNQYLSSAQFPGSSPGRGSGPVGMSQPGSQTVVPPPNQMSTPPSIPASSPSAPLASSSVPGSLGPGGPANAAGVSSVGPLPTLPSSATANQSNSFSHCPPMRTNSPSPARSLTPQPHQTPPMVPRSQTPQPQTPSTPQTLPQQQQPSQHQQPSSLMVNSEKSSQLPQQPMGGVAASGPQPGPASSVPSQNAHVPLQLPQTPLSPKPSLTADGQVSSPASVTTSTDPTTKFPSVEDPVPSQEDMKTEVKKQEDEEEETQTQEEGKHMGKMEKDPPDVKMEEKPEIKKEKSCEDGCKGEPMDTSSSTEPKSAVAAGEEEKPEVKKEPKEEQEGSGSTASSSSSPAAAQSKRKVFKPEELRQALMPTLEALYRQDPESLPFRQPVDPQLLGIPVRIRTSNKTNLDYFDIVKNPMDLSTIKRKLDTGQYQEPWQYVEDISLMFNNAWLYNRKTSRVYKYCSKLAEVFEAEIDPVMQGLGYCCGRKYEFSPQTLCCYGKQLCTIQRDAAYFSYQNSSPKYGLLADRYHFCEKCFNEIQGETVSLGDDPSQPQTSINKDQFQRKKNDTLDPELLVECNDCGRKMHQICVLHNETIWPSGFVCDNCLKVANKTRKENKYAAKRLPQTKLGNFLETRVNDYLKRQNNPEAGEVTIRVVHVSDKMVEVKPGMKSRFVDSGEMSESFPYRMKALFAFEEIDGTDVCFFGMHVQEYGSDCPPPNQRRVYISYLDSVHFFKPRQLRTAVYYEILLGYLEYVKRLGYTAGHIWACPPSEGDDYIFHCHPADQKIPKPKRLQEWYKKMLDKAVSERIIHDYKDIFKQATEDRLTSAKELPYFEGDFWPNVLEESIKELEQEEEERKREENSTSNESTDAGKGDSKNAKKKNNKKTSKNKSSLSRTNKKKPGMPNVSNDLSQKLYATMEKHKEVFFVIRLIAGPAANSLPPITDPDTLMACDLMDGRDAFLTLARDKHLEFSSLRRSKWSSMCMLVELHNQSQDRFVYTCNECKHHVETRFHCTVCEDYDLCITCYNTKGHEHKMDKLGLGLDDDSNNQSAAATQHPGDSRRLSIQRCIQSLVHACQCRNANCSLPSCQKMKRVVQHTKSCKRKTNGGCPICKQLIALCCYHAKHCQENKCPVPFCLNIKQKLRQQQLQHRLQQAQMLRRRMASMQRVGQPATGGGPVVGLPSPGNITAPSTPTSCGTQPPTPQTPTQTIPPVPGQALTPGAQQQLAGMPPQGGLPPQHHLHHQFQQMSGGGSAGVMGSPQHQAMLPQVTHQPGGAGNQQQLQQHPSNMPPYTNRPPGSSPLHQSPGKPILGSATPPQQPPSGGSLTGSVGGPQPPNQPAAQPPSGPPPAAVEIAMKIQQVADAQRKMALQRQAAQVGLMPPHPHHQQAPNQPVGMGPPGNVAMVGAQGVSPQTQAAVQARGHMDGQHNAPPGMMVAPGGPMQPQQPQQGNLAPGQMGPQLQLQHQRMGAPQQQQQWAGPQRQAMMNQMGHPAMMVAQQQQQMQQQQQQQQQQQQQQQQQQQQQQAQGHTALMNMAQQQLHQQQQQQQQPGGPPPGAISGVGAAGNIPQNALQDLLRTLRSPSSPLQQQQVLNILRSNPQLMAAFIKQRASKYKGGPGGGPGGVPGPNGGPVGNVMAGAGQQVNMNAAAVGQGGMHLAGQGGANVNMAAMAQLQQQQQQQQQMQQQQQMQQQQQMQQQMQQQLQQQQQMQQQQLQQHQMQQQVAALQQQQQGGTRAVQGQGPQMANLNNPQFRQMFMRRHLQQPPQQQQQQQQQMGVNHGQFQQPQPPQGQSYTPQPGMQPQSVGQGPGGGPPLGPQQPTGAAAQQVQGYPGSVAQQQAAALQQQRLQHQHHLQMQQQQAMAGLSGGDGGPGGSAGPPPQPGQSGAPSSQALLQQALHQRLLQQQQQQQHLGPGGSPAQHNNPMSPQPPQQMAPSPHLQGQTLSSSLASQVRSPQPSPRPQSQPPRSSPSPRMQPQPSPHHISPQLQTGSPHPGHLNQHHPGMVVPQPQQQQNNSLEQFGSDSAMLSQLSGMAGLHGPGGGSQDPLNQNLNHNPLDIM